The following proteins are encoded in a genomic region of Magnolia sinica isolate HGM2019 chromosome 1, MsV1, whole genome shotgun sequence:
- the LOC131250506 gene encoding uncharacterized protein LOC131250506 isoform X1, with the protein MASAVAVAFNRIERAHQLYRDGRHDEALAFYTEALAMAKTKAQKIALHSNRAACYLKLHDFKKAAEECTSVLELDHNHTGALMLRAQTLVTLKEYQSALFDVNRLIELNPSSDVYHNLQARLKTQLSLTPIPESEEEAFEAELEEALEAELEEEAMESELEDEESMKAELKEKTMEADDQQENAVGAVVISDRKAETPSNNSKLSVTQAESLKDTDLHPKGWEAIPKPKGHSGLDYSRWDQVEDDSSEEDEAEDVQPQYRFRVRTVGVRPVK; encoded by the exons TGAGGCCCTAGCGTTCTACACTGAAGCGCTTGCGATGGCAAAGACAAAAGCACAGAAGATTGCGCTCCACAGCAACCGGGCAGCGTGCTATTTGAAATTGCATGATTTTAAGAAG GCAGCAGAAGAATGTACATCAGTGCTTGAGCTGGATCACAATCACACTGGAGCCTTGATGCTGCGTGCACAGACTCTGGTCACCCTTAAGGAATATCAATCAGCACTCTTCGATGTCAATAGGCTTATAGAGCTGAACCCGTCTTCTGATGTGTACCATAACCTGCAAGCTCGACTGAAGACACAATTG TCACTCACTCCCATACCCGAATCTGAAGAAGAAGCATTCGAAGCCGAGCTTGAAGAAGCACTGGAAGCTGAGCTTGAAGAAGAAGCAATGGAATCTGAGCTTGAAGATGAAGAATCAATGAAGGCTGAGCTTAAAGAAAAAACAATGGAAGCTGATGATCAACAAGAGAATGCCGTAGGTGCAGTAGTAATCTCTGATCGGAAAGCTGAGACTCCAAGCAATAATTCCAAACTCTCCGTAACGCAGGCTGAGAGCCTCAAGGACACTGATTTACATCCCAAAGGATGGGAAGCAATCCCAAAACCGAAAGGTCATTCAGGGCTGGACTACTCACGGTGGGACCAGGTTGAAGATGATTCAAGTGAAGAAGACGAAGCGGAAGATGTGCAACCTCAGTATCGGTTCCGTGTCAGGACCGTTGGGGTGCGGCCTGTGAAATGA